A portion of the Fusobacterium nucleatum genome contains these proteins:
- the cbiB gene encoding adenosylcobinamide-phosphate synthase CbiB — protein sequence MFNYFAVKFGLAYIIDLILGDPRWLYHPVIIIGKLISFLEKILYKAKNKIFSGAILNILTLSTTFIVSLFLARIGYVIEIFFLFTTLATKSLADEGKKVYRILKSGDIEKAKKELSYLVSRDTNTLSLDKIIMSVVETIAENTVDGFISPVFFAFVGSFFYVELFGKVVSLALPFAMTYKAINTLDSMVGYKNEKYIDFGKVSARVDDIANFIPARLTGLIFVPLSSLILGYNFKNSLKIFFRDRKKHSSPNSGQSESAYAGALGIQFGGKISYFGKDYEKQKIGDKLKEFDYEDIKKAVNILYAVSLIATISFILTSIIIVLLG from the coding sequence ATGTTTAATTATTTTGCAGTAAAGTTTGGATTGGCTTATATTATAGATTTGATATTAGGTGATCCAAGATGGCTATATCATCCTGTTATTATAATAGGGAAGTTAATAAGTTTTTTAGAAAAAATTTTATATAAAGCTAAAAATAAAATATTTTCAGGAGCTATTTTAAATATTTTAACTTTAAGTACAACTTTTATAGTTTCTCTATTTTTGGCAAGAATAGGATATGTTATAGAAATATTTTTTCTTTTTACAACACTTGCAACTAAAAGTTTAGCAGATGAGGGAAAAAAAGTTTATAGAATTTTAAAATCAGGAGATATTGAAAAAGCTAAAAAAGAATTATCATATCTTGTCAGTAGAGATACAAATACTCTATCACTTGATAAAATTATTATGAGTGTAGTTGAAACAATAGCTGAAAATACAGTAGATGGTTTTATTTCTCCAGTATTCTTTGCCTTTGTTGGAAGTTTCTTTTATGTTGAACTATTTGGAAAAGTGGTATCTCTTGCCTTACCTTTTGCTATGACATATAAGGCAATAAATACTTTAGATTCTATGGTTGGCTATAAGAATGAAAAATATATAGATTTTGGAAAAGTTTCTGCAAGAGTTGATGATATAGCAAACTTTATCCCTGCAAGACTTACAGGTCTAATATTTGTACCTTTATCAAGTTTAATATTGGGATATAATTTTAAAAATTCTTTAAAAATATTTTTTAGAGATAGAAAAAAACATTCAAGCCCAAACTCTGGGCAAAGTGAATCAGCATATGCAGGAGCATTAGGAATACAATTTGGTGGAAAAATTAGTTATTTTGGTAAAGATTATGAGAAGCAAAAAATAGGAGATAAATTAAAAGAATTTGACTATGAAGATATTAAAAAAGCAGTTAATATCTTGTATGCTGTATCTCTTATAGCAACTATATCATTTATACTAACTAGTATTATTATAGTATTATTGGGGTGA
- a CDS encoding DUF4299 domain-containing protein, with protein sequence MSISFYVKNKKKFLGYEAVLNVEEALTILDKELNSYNTGNIDVNDLLLSPVSNYECLLIGEDKVSARGFELSYDNKNKDYAVRIFTPSSREDWLLALEYIKALAKKFNSEIVNERGEVYTVDNIDKFNYERDILYGIEVITSNMKSGEADNYAIFGIDRVVSFNQEMLDKINNSDSPIDTFSNIVKEIQYLDAYSAHQQFYKNKTDGKIIGAYTLTQNLRTILPYKPSVEFENSDIVKNDEISFWNIALVTINGDENDPNSYQVIGNLNYDDFIKKLPINKYKSIDASYIMVEPLSKEEILDLLK encoded by the coding sequence ATGAGTATAAGTTTTTATGTAAAGAACAAGAAAAAATTTTTAGGTTATGAAGCAGTTTTAAATGTTGAAGAGGCATTGACTATATTAGATAAGGAGCTTAACAGTTATAATACTGGAAATATTGATGTTAATGATTTATTATTATCTCCTGTTTCTAACTATGAATGTCTTTTAATTGGTGAAGATAAAGTAAGTGCAAGAGGTTTTGAATTATCTTATGATAATAAAAATAAAGATTATGCTGTAAGGATTTTTACACCATCTTCAAGAGAAGATTGGCTTTTAGCTTTGGAATATATAAAAGCATTGGCTAAAAAATTTAATTCAGAAATTGTAAATGAAAGAGGAGAAGTATATACAGTTGATAATATTGATAAATTTAACTATGAACGTGATATACTTTATGGAATAGAAGTAATAACATCAAATATGAAATCTGGAGAAGCAGATAACTATGCTATTTTTGGTATAGATAGAGTTGTTTCTTTTAATCAAGAAATGTTAGATAAAATCAATAACTCAGATAGTCCTATTGATACTTTTTCAAATATAGTAAAAGAAATTCAATATTTAGATGCTTATTCAGCACATCAACAATTTTATAAAAATAAAACAGATGGAAAAATTATAGGAGCTTATACTCTAACCCAAAATCTTAGAACAATTCTTCCTTATAAACCTAGTGTTGAATTTGAAAATTCAGATATTGTGAAAAATGATGAGATTTCTTTTTGGAATATTGCTCTAGTAACTATTAATGGAGATGAAAATGATCCAAACAGTTATCAAGTTATAGGGAATTTGAATTATGATGATTTCATAAAGAAATTACCTATAAATAAATATAAATCTATAGATGCTTCATATATTATGGTTGAGCCATTAAGTAAAGAAGAAATTTTAGACTTATTAAAATAG
- a CDS encoding cobyric acid synthase produces the protein MKKANLMIVGTSSGAGKSLFVTALCRIFYKDKYKVSPFKSQNMALNSYITKDGKEMGRAQVVQAEASGTEPNVNMNPILLKPSTINKIQIIVCGKSIGNMSGVEYNQYKKNLIPILKETYSKIENKNDIVVIEGAGSPAEINIKEEDISNFAMARIADAPVILVADIDRGGVFASIYGTIMLLHEEDRKRIKGIVINKFRGNKEVLKPGFEIIENLTGVKTLGVIPYTDIDIEDEDSLSEKYKSFKLNKNSNKIKISVIKLKHISNATDIDALSIYNDIEIQFVTERSQIGNEDFIIIPGSKNTIDDLKWLKESGIAKEIIKRARTETIIFGICGGFQILGNKVKDPYHIEGDIEELNGLGLLDLETIMENEKTLVQYKGKLVVDNGILKTLNDFEIKGYEIHQGITKGNEKNLTTDERTIFVNRDNIIATYLHGIFDNKDFTNTLLNEIRRRKGLEEVNDNISYEEYKLKEFDKLEKLVRENVDIDEIYKIIGLK, from the coding sequence ATGAAAAAAGCTAATTTAATGATTGTTGGAACTTCATCAGGAGCAGGAAAAAGTTTATTTGTTACTGCACTATGTAGAATTTTTTATAAGGATAAGTATAAAGTTTCTCCTTTTAAATCACAAAATATGGCTCTTAATTCATATATTACAAAAGATGGAAAAGAAATGGGAAGAGCACAAGTTGTTCAGGCAGAGGCTAGTGGGACAGAACCTAATGTTAATATGAATCCAATTCTTTTAAAACCTTCAACTATAAATAAAATTCAAATAATAGTTTGTGGAAAATCTATTGGTAATATGTCAGGTGTTGAATACAATCAATATAAAAAAAATTTAATTCCTATTTTAAAAGAAACTTATTCTAAAATAGAAAATAAAAATGATATTGTTGTGATTGAAGGTGCAGGAAGTCCAGCAGAGATAAATATAAAAGAAGAAGATATTTCAAATTTTGCTATGGCAAGAATTGCAGATGCACCAGTAATTTTAGTTGCAGATATAGATAGAGGAGGAGTTTTTGCTTCAATCTATGGAACAATTATGCTTTTACATGAAGAAGATAGAAAAAGAATAAAAGGTATAGTTATAAATAAATTTAGAGGTAATAAAGAAGTTTTGAAACCAGGCTTTGAAATAATAGAAAATTTAACAGGTGTTAAGACCTTAGGTGTTATACCTTATACAGATATAGATATTGAAGATGAAGATAGTTTAAGTGAAAAATATAAAAGTTTTAAATTAAATAAAAATTCAAATAAAATAAAAATTTCAGTGATAAAATTAAAACATATTTCAAATGCAACAGATATTGATGCCTTATCAATTTATAATGATATTGAAATACAATTTGTAACTGAAAGAAGTCAGATAGGAAATGAAGATTTTATAATAATTCCAGGTTCTAAAAATACAATAGATGATTTAAAATGGCTTAAAGAAAGTGGAATAGCAAAGGAAATTATAAAAAGAGCTAGAACAGAAACTATTATTTTTGGTATCTGTGGAGGTTTCCAAATTTTAGGAAACAAGGTTAAAGACCCTTATCATATTGAGGGAGATATAGAAGAATTAAATGGTTTAGGACTTTTAGATTTAGAAACTATTATGGAAAATGAAAAAACTCTTGTTCAGTATAAAGGAAAATTAGTTGTTGATAATGGAATTTTAAAAACTTTAAATGACTTTGAAATTAAAGGTTATGAAATTCATCAAGGTATTACAAAAGGAAATGAGAAAAATTTAACTACTGATGAAAGAACTATTTTTGTAAATAGAGATAATATTATTGCAACTTATTTACACGGAATTTTTGATAATAAAGATTTTACTAATACTCTTTTAAATGAAATTAGGAGAAGAAAAGGTTTAGAAGAAGTTAATGATAATATTTCTTATGAAGAATATAAGTTAAAAGAGTTTGATAAATTAGAAAAATTGGTTAGAGAAAATGTTGATATAGATGAAATATATAAGATTATAGGTTTAAAATAA